Proteins co-encoded in one Halorussus lipolyticus genomic window:
- a CDS encoding cold-shock protein: MAKGTVDFFNDTGGYGFISTDDEDDDVFFHMEDVGGPDLEEGTDIEFDIEDAPKGPRATNVVRA; the protein is encoded by the coding sequence ATGGCAAAAGGTACTGTTGATTTCTTCAACGACACTGGCGGCTACGGTTTCATCTCTACTGACGACGAGGACGACGACGTGTTCTTCCACATGGAGGATGTCGGCGGTCCGGACCTCGAAGAGGGAACCGACATCGAATTCGACATCGAAGACGCCCCCAAGGGGCCGCGCGCGACGAACGTCGTTCGCGCGTAA
- a CDS encoding pantoate kinase, with amino-acid sequence MTDDSSRAFVPGHVTGFFSVHEADDPEQAGSRGAGLTLSEGVTVEVEPAVETSMQLNDEPAAIEAVTRVLGDLGVEARVTATTDLPIGAGFGVSGAAALGTALAANRTFDCGRSENELVTIAHTAEVEAGTGLGDVVAQARGGVPIRLDPGAPEYGRMDGVPARSRVEYLTLGERSTEEVLAGNTDRLSEVGVDMLVRLVEKPTLPTLLASSRKFAREADLLTPGVEDVLEDVADEGGEAAMAMLGETIFALGNGLTRAGYDAEACEVHPTGATLEMD; translated from the coding sequence ATGACCGACGACTCGTCGCGGGCGTTCGTGCCGGGCCACGTCACCGGCTTCTTCAGCGTTCACGAGGCCGACGACCCCGAGCAAGCCGGGTCGCGGGGCGCTGGCCTGACGCTCTCGGAGGGCGTGACCGTCGAGGTCGAACCCGCCGTGGAGACCTCGATGCAGTTGAACGACGAACCGGCCGCCATCGAGGCGGTGACGCGAGTGCTGGGCGACCTCGGCGTCGAGGCGCGCGTGACCGCCACGACCGACCTGCCGATTGGCGCGGGCTTCGGCGTCTCGGGGGCCGCGGCGCTCGGGACCGCGCTGGCGGCCAACCGGACCTTCGACTGCGGGCGCTCGGAGAACGAACTCGTGACCATCGCCCACACGGCGGAGGTCGAGGCCGGGACCGGACTCGGCGACGTGGTGGCCCAAGCCCGCGGCGGCGTGCCGATTCGACTCGACCCCGGTGCGCCCGAATACGGCCGGATGGACGGCGTTCCGGCCCGGAGTCGGGTGGAGTATCTCACCCTCGGGGAACGCTCGACCGAGGAGGTCCTCGCGGGCAACACCGACCGCCTCTCGGAAGTCGGCGTGGACATGCTGGTCCGTCTCGTGGAGAAGCCGACCCTCCCCACTCTGCTGGCGTCCTCGCGGAAATTCGCCCGCGAGGCCGACCTGCTGACTCCGGGGGTCGAGGACGTTCTGGAAGACGTGGCAGACGAGGGCGGCGAGGCCGCGATGGCGATGCTCGGCGAGACGATTTTCGCGCTCGGCAACGGCCTGACGCGGGCGGGGTACGACGCCGAGGCCTGCGAGGTCCACCCCACCGGCGCGACGTTGGAGATGGACTGA
- a CDS encoding SIMPL domain-containing protein yields the protein MTGRTITTDAAGRCEQSPEKAVVEATAIGEGESAASAQENARRCAAAVREALAELDPDRIATTELEVADSSQAFDPATDEAYRAVERLRIDCAPEAVREVVVVASDAGATVPSVEFGLSDETRTQLEADALDAAMDRARAKAERIADAEELSVGGVQEVTARGRESGMSSIVDDALASSGDLDVHPGPIPVSESIEVTYELADE from the coding sequence ATGACCGGACGCACGATTACGACCGACGCCGCGGGGCGGTGCGAACAGTCGCCGGAGAAAGCGGTCGTCGAGGCGACGGCCATCGGCGAAGGGGAGTCGGCCGCCTCTGCGCAGGAGAACGCTCGGCGCTGTGCGGCCGCCGTTCGAGAGGCGCTCGCCGAACTCGACCCCGACCGGATTGCGACGACTGAACTGGAGGTGGCGGACTCCTCGCAGGCGTTCGACCCCGCAACCGACGAAGCGTACCGAGCGGTCGAACGACTCCGCATCGATTGCGCGCCGGAGGCGGTCCGTGAGGTCGTCGTGGTGGCGTCGGACGCGGGTGCGACCGTCCCCAGCGTCGAGTTCGGCCTGTCCGACGAGACCCGGACCCAACTCGAGGCCGACGCCCTCGACGCCGCGATGGACCGCGCCAGAGCGAAGGCCGAGCGAATCGCGGACGCCGAGGAGTTGAGCGTCGGCGGCGTGCAGGAGGTCACCGCCCGAGGACGAGAGTCGGGGATGTCGAGCATCGTGGACGACGCCCTCGCGTCGAGCGGGGACCTCGACGTCCATCCCGGTCCTATCCCGGTCTCCGAGTCGATTGAAGTCACCTACGAACTCGCCGACGAGTGA
- a CDS encoding 4-phosphopantoate--beta-alanine ligase, protein MTEIPDDHPRAQSLRTRHRIEEGVEKGITSQQGLIAQGRGEAYDYLLGEQTIPSADEAERTAAAQLLLADHAVLSVNGNVAALVPGEMVELAEATGADIEVNLFNRTDERMQAIADHLREHGAEDVKGLTADARIPGLEHERAKVDAEGIHDADVVVVPLEDGDRAEALAEMGKTEIVVDLNPMSRSAQTATIPIVDNIMRAIPNVTEHARELQGASDDELTEIVDGFDRETALEEAERAIRQGELD, encoded by the coding sequence ATGACCGAGATTCCCGACGACCACCCGCGCGCCCAGTCGCTTCGGACCCGCCACCGAATCGAGGAGGGCGTCGAGAAGGGTATCACCAGCCAACAGGGCCTCATCGCGCAGGGCCGGGGCGAAGCCTACGACTACTTGCTGGGCGAGCAGACCATCCCGAGCGCCGACGAGGCCGAGCGGACAGCGGCCGCCCAGTTGCTACTGGCCGACCACGCGGTCCTCTCGGTCAACGGCAACGTCGCGGCGCTCGTGCCCGGCGAGATGGTGGAGTTGGCCGAGGCGACGGGGGCCGACATCGAAGTGAACCTGTTCAACCGGACCGACGAGCGCATGCAAGCCATCGCCGACCACCTGCGAGAACACGGCGCAGAGGACGTGAAGGGCCTCACAGCGGACGCTCGGATTCCGGGGTTGGAACACGAGCGCGCCAAGGTGGACGCCGAGGGCATCCACGACGCCGACGTGGTGGTGGTGCCACTCGAAGACGGCGACCGGGCCGAGGCGCTGGCCGAGATGGGCAAGACCGAAATCGTCGTGGACCTGAATCCGATGTCTCGCTCGGCCCAGACCGCCACGATTCCGATTGTAGACAACATCATGCGGGCGATTCCGAACGTGACCGAACACGCTCGGGAGTTGCAGGGCGCGAGTGACGACGAGTTAACGGAAATCGTGGACGGATTCGACCGCGAGACGGCGCTCGAAGAAGCGGAGCGAGCGATTCGGCAGGGCGAGTTGGACTGA
- the aspS gene encoding aspartate--tRNA(Asn) ligase, with protein MEDRTYTADAEPGETATVAGWAHEIRDLGGIAFLIVRDTTGKIQVKFEKDEMDDDLVETGINVNRESVVKVTGDVEEEERAPTGVEIVPESVEVIADADPELPLDPSGKVDADLSTRLDNRTLDLRKDETKAIFEIRAEVLRSVREAFRNLGSTEINTPKIVATGTEGGTELFPITYFGQEAFMNQSPQLFKQLMVGSGLERVFEVGPIFRAEEHNTPRHLNEATSIDFESAFYDHEDAMDACEHVVKSAYEGVAENCQEELEALGYDDFEVPEGDFPRLTYEEAIERINATGELDEQLVWGDDLPTEGEKALGEDVGSHYFITDWPSEIKPFYIKDHDDDEQLSTGFDMMHPNMELVSGGQREHRYDKLVEGFEQQGLDPDAFEYYTKMFKYGMPPHAGWGLGGERLIMTMLGLENIREAVLFPRDRQRLSP; from the coding sequence ATGGAAGACCGAACGTACACGGCCGACGCCGAACCCGGCGAGACCGCGACGGTCGCCGGCTGGGCACACGAAATCCGCGACCTCGGTGGCATCGCATTCCTCATCGTCCGCGACACGACCGGCAAGATTCAGGTCAAGTTCGAGAAGGACGAGATGGACGACGACCTCGTGGAGACCGGCATCAACGTCAACCGCGAGAGCGTCGTCAAGGTGACTGGCGACGTCGAGGAGGAAGAACGCGCCCCGACCGGCGTCGAAATCGTCCCCGAATCGGTCGAGGTCATCGCCGACGCCGACCCCGAACTCCCGCTTGACCCCTCGGGTAAGGTGGACGCCGACCTCTCGACGCGCCTCGACAACCGCACCCTCGACCTCCGGAAGGACGAGACCAAGGCCATCTTCGAGATTCGCGCCGAGGTCCTGCGGTCGGTCCGCGAGGCCTTCCGCAATCTCGGTTCGACCGAAATCAACACGCCGAAAATCGTGGCGACGGGCACCGAGGGCGGCACCGAACTGTTCCCCATCACGTACTTCGGGCAGGAAGCGTTCATGAACCAGTCGCCCCAGTTGTTCAAGCAACTGATGGTCGGCTCCGGTCTCGAACGAGTCTTCGAAGTCGGTCCCATCTTCCGCGCCGAGGAACACAACACGCCCCGGCACCTCAACGAAGCGACCTCCATCGACTTCGAGAGCGCCTTCTACGACCACGAGGACGCGATGGACGCCTGCGAACACGTCGTCAAGTCTGCCTACGAGGGCGTCGCCGAGAACTGTCAGGAGGAACTGGAAGCACTCGGATACGACGACTTCGAGGTCCCGGAGGGCGACTTCCCGCGACTCACTTACGAGGAGGCCATCGAGCGCATCAACGCCACGGGCGAACTCGACGAGCAGTTGGTCTGGGGCGACGACCTGCCCACCGAGGGCGAGAAGGCACTCGGCGAGGACGTTGGCTCCCACTACTTCATCACCGACTGGCCCAGCGAAATCAAGCCCTTCTACATCAAGGACCACGACGACGACGAACAGCTCTCGACCGGGTTCGACATGATGCACCCGAACATGGAACTCGTCTCGGGCGGCCAGCGTGAACACCGCTACGACAAGCTGGTCGAAGGCTTCGAACAGCAGGGACTCGACCCCGACGCCTTCGAGTACTACACCAAGATGTTCAAGTACGGCATGCCGCCCCACGCCGGATGGGGTCTCGGCGGCGAGCGCCTCATCATGACGATGCTCGGACTGGAGAACATCCGCGAGGCCGTCCTCTTCCCGCGAGACCGTCAGCGTCTGAGTCCGTAA
- a CDS encoding UPF0175 family protein gives MPSISARIPDDEEEILEEVADLLEEDKSTTIRKALHQGLYDLRVRVAIERYQSGEVSVNEAARIAGVSLGEWFEIARERNLTSQLSPDDLEADADAAHEL, from the coding sequence ATGCCATCGATTAGTGCCCGCATTCCTGACGACGAGGAAGAAATCTTAGAAGAGGTCGCAGACCTGCTAGAAGAAGATAAGAGTACGACAATTCGAAAGGCGCTCCATCAAGGCCTTTACGACCTTCGCGTTCGTGTCGCAATAGAACGGTATCAATCAGGTGAGGTTTCGGTGAATGAAGCGGCCCGAATCGCGGGAGTCTCGCTCGGAGAGTGGTTCGAGATTGCCCGTGAGCGAAATTTAACTTCGCAGTTGTCTCCTGATGATTTGGAAGCCGACGCTGATGCCGCTCATGAGCTATGA